The nucleotide sequence CACTCCATGGTTTCGTCGTATTCGGGGTCGTCCTCGTCTTTCAGGATGTTCAGCATGTCGTAGTAGCCCGGGGGGCCGCCACAGTCCTCGGGAGGACAGGCGCCCTCGCCCTCCAGGCAGAGGGGTTTCCCCGAGAACAGCTCGTGGCTGTCGAGTATCTTCTCCATGACCACCCTGTGCACCCAGTCGTCACCGAAATCATAGACATACAGGAACGAGCCGCCGGCCGGTGGGGCGACCTCGTTGAGGTGCATTCTCCTCTCGTTCTTCACGCCTTCCGCCAGGTCCATCTCCGGATCGGGCTCGGCGTATGAGACATTCCCGATGGCAAATTCGTGGAGGTGAGTATCGGTCCAGCCCATGACTCCCTGAATTATCCTGTGGAGTTTTGCCAGGGTCACGTTCCCCGGCACGAGGAACCTCCTCCATATTGCCGGATCGGTCTCCTCGAGGGATATGTGGAGTTGAAAGACCTTCTCCTTGCTGACCGCTTCACCGGAGGGCGCCTTTTTGCCTGCCGGACCCTTGCCCCATTTTCCTTTGATCACCTTTCCCATTTCTCTTCCTTGCCTTATCCTTTCAAGAGTTGCTGGATGGTACCATGTGCCGGGCCGCGTTCCTGAACCGTTCGTTCCTGTCGCTGCCGTCCATCTGCACATCATTGTAGTACGATATACCCCTGCCAATCAACACAGGAGATTGAGCGGCGGAAGCAAAGAAGTGTTTGTTAAAATGCACGTTTGACCGTCAAAGGGCTGATGGTCTTCGGGTCTACTCGAAACAATCCCTGCTGTGTGCCGGGCCGGAGATCACGTATCTTTCGTTGTCACGGTCATATATCCTGTCGAACCCGATGCCTCCGTCTCTCCAGGACACGCCCGCCCTTCGTGTGTTTTGCCTCAGGACGGTTTCTCTGGGGGCCGTGACATCGAAGGTGACGGAGAGGATGTGGAATTCCTCGGCAAGGGTCTTCTGAGAAGGTGTCAAGGAGTATACGGAGCCGTTGGGGCCCTTGATGTCGATCGCGCTCCTGTTGCCGAGCAGCTTTTCAAGGGGGAGTCTTCCCACCGCGAATTTGCCGTCCGCGCCAGGGACCTTTGTAATAGTTCCTTCCCCGTTCCTGTTCCAGTCAACCTTCCATCCATTCAGGGGTGCGTACAGTATTCGTTCGTTTTCCTTTGCGGCGAAGTCGGGTTCGGACAAGACCCACACCGGGAGGCTCGCGGAGAAAGTGTCGACGGAACGATTCGAATAGGATACGGAATAGCCCACGGCTTCCAGCTCCTCTTTCCGAAGAGTGGGCTCTTCCTCGCGGGCCGTCTTCGCCAGGCGCGCGTCAATCACTGCTTCGAATGTCAGCGAAGCCGATTGTCCCGGCGCAATGTAGTAAAAATGTGCATGGCATTTATCGCCCCAATTCGATCTGCCCGTGGTGCTTATGTCCTGTTCCCCGCCGGCCGTCCCCGGGTTGGCCGCCTGTTCCTTTTCCGCCTGCGGTCGGGAGGTTTCCCTGTCCCTGTTCGAGCATCCGTAAGCAGTCAACGCCAGGAACGCCAGACCTATCGTAATAGCCACGAGACCCCTCATGTTCTTCCCCACAGCATCTCCTTTGCCCTGTTTGATGGGCCGCACCGGTCATTCCGTTGCAGCCGACGCGGGCCGCGATCACCTTTCCTCCAGCTCTTGCCGAAATGCACAACGTGAAGTGTCCGCGAAGGCTTACCGGGAGGCAAGAAGTCACTTCACCGACATAAAATGGTTGTCGCCGGTAACAGCAAATAATTAAACACATCTGTGTACCTGGAGTCACCCCAAAGGGCTGCACTCAAGTGGTTAAAGCCGTTGGAGCGGCTGCTGCCATATTCTCCCGCTCTGCCATACTGCTGTCACCCCTTGCTGATAGACTAAGGGCATGAAGCGGAGAGTTCGGCTGCCGCACTGCTCCGGTGAGGGGGAAACATGAAGAAGAAGGGTGATAAGAACAACGA is from Syntrophorhabdus sp. and encodes:
- a CDS encoding plasmid pRiA4b ORF-3 family protein → MGKVIKGKWGKGPAGKKAPSGEAVSKEKVFQLHISLEETDPAIWRRFLVPGNVTLAKLHRIIQGVMGWTDTHLHEFAIGNVSYAEPDPEMDLAEGVKNERRMHLNEVAPPAGGSFLYVYDFGDDWVHRVVMEKILDSHELFSGKPLCLEGEGACPPEDCGGPPGYYDMLNILKDEDDPEYDETMEWLGGEFDPDWFDIEETNQFLSKLR